One segment of Schistocerca cancellata isolate TAMUIC-IGC-003103 chromosome 2, iqSchCanc2.1, whole genome shotgun sequence DNA contains the following:
- the LOC126161772 gene encoding MAGE-like protein 2, with protein sequence MEHTRVGNVQLLTSVMAVLAAVHAVTAGIGDLALLGNQAYGGSGDYAGDAFKPIHQQVTVLHNLGAGPKVQVVRVPVPQEVPVPVAELVGVPVPHPYPVYVQDVQRVEVPVTRTIHVPVEKPYAVEVEKKVPYPIEKPYHVEVEKPIEVPVPKPYAVKVPVYKHVYHIIRQKKTDDWR encoded by the exons CGAGTTGGTAACGTGCAGCTGTTGACCTCGGTGATGGCAGTGCTGGCTGCAGTGCACGCTGTCACTGCCGGCATTGGTGATCTAGCTCTGCTGGGTAACCAGGCCTATGGCGGTAGCGGCGACTACGCAGGAGACGCATTCAAGCCCATCCACCAGCAGGTGACCGTATTACACAACTTAGGAGCCGGGCCCAAG GTGCAAGTGGTGCGCGTACCGGTGCCCCAAGAGGTTCCGGTTCCGGTGGCGGAGCTGGTGGGGGTCCCCGTTCCTCACCCGTACCCGGTCTACGTTCAAGACGTCCAGCGCGTCGAAGTTCCCGTCACGAGAACGATACACGTCCCAGTTGAAAAGCCGTACGCAGTGGAAGTAGAGAAGAAGGTGCCTTACCCTATAGAGAAGCCGTACCACGTCGAGGTAGAGAAGCCCATTGAGGTGCCCGTGCCGAAGCCGTACGCCGTCAAGGTGCCCGTCTACAAACACGTGTACCACATCATCAGGCAGAAGAAGACCGACGACTGGCGATAG